CAAAGAAAGGCGCTTCATCTAACAATACGAACGGCTTGATCAACTGATGAGATGAGGGTATTCTCTTATCGATGCCGAGGAGCGGGGTAAGATGCCGCTCTATTATGCCGCATGCCGGGCGAAAAAGCTCCGACGACATGCATCGATGCCATTGACTGGACTGTTTCTGCAGCATGATTATGTCAGAAAACGGGGTCAAGGGAATATCAATAGATTGGGCTCTCAAGCAGACTGCCCAGGTCCCAACGACTGACACAACATGATAGCTTCTCAACACCTTTGAACCCCCCTTCGTTATCCACACAACACATAACCAATGGcttccatcaccatcttGTACCCGTCGGGGCACGACTTCGACATCAAGTATTACATGCAAACCCACATGCCCCTCGTATCTGCGTAAGTGACAGGTCCTCTTTATGACACCGAGCAAGCGCTTCGCAACCTCGGTTACCCGCATCTGTTTGCACCACCCATCGCAGCGTCCAGAACTCACCATTTGGTTTCGCATGTATAGTTCTTGGAAAGGAGAGGGCCTGAAGAGCTGGGAGATTACCCAGTTCGCCCCAGACCAGATTTATCAGATACAAGCCATCTTGAAGTTTGAATCGCTGGCTGCGTGGGAGGCTGCATCGACGGGAAAGAACTCTGAAGCTGTCTTTGGCGACATTGCCAAGTtcaccacggccaagccGGTGGTAGTCAAGGGTACTCATCATGGCTCCGAGAATGTAGTATAGGGGCTGGGATGTTGAAGTTTGACAATTTGCCTTTGGTAGGTCACCTGAGCCTCTGGTACTGGCGCCATGCAGGGAAACCGCTTACTGGGAGTTCTTGTAAATTCGAGGGAgcgccagacatggactttTATTGCGATGCGAGCTGCTATTAATAAATTGCTAATTCATAAACGTTACGTTATTCCTCcaaaaatatatactaatatatacaAATATATGAACTTATTagaaagtatatattaatattttataatataaagcgTAATAGCCTAGTACCCAATTTGGTTATTTAGAGCCGCCATACCCAAGTGTAAAACATGAACGGCATCATTAGACTTGGTTCAACATGTTGGAAGTCGCCATCTTCAATTATGCATCGGTTTGCTTCACCTTGTTGAAGTCCTTGACCTTGATATCGCGCCATACCGCCACAGCAACTATACTCAAGCACACAAAGGCAGTTGCCGAACTCAGCATAACCCTCTGAGCATCTCCATAcgcagccatgatggcctcgCGTGCCGGGCTCCCCCACGGATACTCCAGCTGCTTGGACAAATTTCCAACAATGAGGGCCGCCTGGTCTTTAGTATCCGGAGGCAGATATTCGGCCACCTTACGGGGGAAAATGCCATTCCAAATGGCTCCAGAAACGCTGGACCCGATGGCTCCCCCAATGCTAGTAAACATGGATAGCATTGCCAGCGCAACCGCAACGTTCTGGTGAGAGACAGCAGCCATGACGGCCATCTGCTCGCAAATGACAAGAGTGCCGCCCGCCACGGCGATGAAGACCTGGCACATGACGACGTAGCCAACGTCGACGCCAGGCTGGCGGAACTGAATCATGAGGGCAATTCCCAGTATCATCAGCGGCACGCCAAAGTAAAACGCCAGCCATTTAAACCGGCCGCTCCACCGAATAATGACACCGACAACCAGGGCCCAGAAGCAGCTTCCCATGTTGTACGTTCGCCCGACATATGTCGCTTCCGTCAGCGTCAGGCCGACAACCACCTGGAGAaaggacgagaagaagccgttCCAGATGTAAAAGCTGATGAAGCCAATCGCGCCCAAAACGCAAGCGCCCATGACGGTCCTGTCCACCAGCAGCTGGTACGGGATGAACTGCACGGGCGCCACGTACTTCTCGTAGAGGgcaaagacgacgagaaggacAACGCCGACAACAAGCATGGCAATGATCATGGGGGACCCCCACTGCTCAGCCTGGAACTGGTAGATGTTGAAGGGCAGCAGGAACAGCGCCATGCCGGCCgcggccagcagcagcccaaCAACATCAAACTGAATCGCGTAGTGCTTTATACTCTGGAGGGGGGTCCTTCCGGAAGGCTGTCTCGCCGGCAGCGCAcccatcttcttggccttgaaatGGTTGTACAGAAAGAGCACGAGGATCGGGGAGCACACCACGGGGACGACGATGCAAAAGGTCCCAAAGGCCCATCTCCAGCCGGCGCCGGTGAGGAAGCTGCTGGCCGCCGGGCCACTTGCCCACGTTGTGATGAGAAACGGCGACGTCgtcaaggcgaagaagaaggctcgGTTCTTCAGTTCCGAGGTATCGGCAATGAAGACCTGCAGCGTGTACGCGATGCCGTTGAACCCGATCCAGTAAAAGACCTGTGCGGCGGCATACGTCTCGACGTTTTGGCaggcggccatcatgactAGGCCGATgaccaagaacaagacgacCAGTGCGAAGCCCTGCGGCCGGCCCCAGATGTCGAGGatcttggccagcggcaGCCGGAAGAGACCTCCGATCAAGTTTGCAAAGACGTTGGTGGTTGCCGTGAGCCCGTGCTGCCGAAAGGAGCTGGTGACGTAGGCCGTGAGCGTGAAGGACATGCTCGAGTGCATCGAGTCCATGAAGTAGATGATCCAGATGctgtgacggcggcgtcaGCCCCTGTTTTGCACTTTTCATGTCGTTGATGGGTATACTAACAAGACGTATGCTATGATGATGTGGTTTCTGCTCCATACTTTGGAGatggcctccatctccaaaaCACCAGCCTGGGCTTCGACAGAGGCATCATCGCGGCTTGAGTCCGTCCTCGCCACGGTCGTCGCATTGTTTCCGTCGGCAACATTCTTGTCGTTGGGGGACGCAAACGCCGCCCCGGACGCGGGgggctcgtcgtcggcacGAGCAAAGATCTTGGGCAGAAAGAACATGGCGCCGGTTTCGACGATGCAAGAAGAGGCGCTGCgcttgtcgtcgtccatcaCCGACGCGCGAGGCGGCATGGACATGCATATTTTAAGGCTTCTTCATGACCACCCTTGCCTGCCCCTCTGTCGCGTGGCAAAAGCCCACAGCAGAAAATCTCTCTCCCACATGCACTTTCAAGgattcctcttttttttcgaccagttgacacttTGCTTCTGAAGCCAAGACGACTGGTCCGGATTGCCCACAGTTGgaaccatggccaagactgcCTTGACTCTTGGCACCAGTCAGCGCAGGCGGCGATATTGCTCGTTCTAGACCTTGCATGCCCGGTATTAGACCTTCCTAGCGTCGCTCTGcatattatattatatatatttaagtatttttatattaaaaaaattacgAATAGTAAGCCAAGATTAATAGCGCGATACGCTAAACGTAAAAATATAAGCCATCATCTGCACATGTAGTTCGCCAGACAACGGAATGGGGACGTCATTTCTTGCCTTCGCCTTATCTGATCTGGACGAGCTGAAAACATGGACTCAGGTCATCCCGGAAACAGACCgagaagcttcaatgtttaaTATTTTCCGCGCCACCACTACGACCCTTGTAGTTGCAGGACCAGCATTGCCACCCTTGGCCGTTCCCACCCCGACGTCACGAGTTGATGGTGGTGAATGGACAAGATGTCTCTGTACTACCCATTTCTACACTTTGCGGGTAGGGTAGGTGTTGCGATTATGCAGCTTGCCTCCTCACTCGTGAATCGTGATTGCCCCAAGTTGCGAGTGATGGGTGGTGCTTACTACATGGCCCGATTCGAGGAGTCATAGTCATACCATGGGCGTTTCCCGTGGCATGTTTTCGATCATGTCGATGTCGAGCCGCAGAACCCGcagacacacacacacacacacaccaaAGAAATGACTTTGGTGAAAGCAGATTCTAGACCACTAGACTGCGCATTGAAAAGTCCAACTTTTTTGTTCATCTCTCGTACGGGCAGGCCAGCCAAGAGCGGTGATCGGCCGgtttcttggccatgcaCAACATGTGGATCGTTCTGCGGTGCTGGGGATAAACGATCGGTGAAGGCGATGGCTTTCTGATTTAAGAAAATCCAGCCGACAGGCCGCCAACGATGGACTGGGTACAAGGCGTCTAGATTCGTCCACGGGGTGGGTGAGCGTATTGCGAGCATACACGTGGTATACCAGAGGTGAGAACCAGTTCGACTATCCTGCCCAAGAGCGCGCACACGAGGGAGACACTCTAGGAAGTCCACGACTGGACATTGTGTCTGGTGAACGCTGATGAGACGGGGTTTCACGCTACAGACGACAAGCAAGCTCGCAAGAGAAGTTGAAAGGTTCTATGGGGAGAGTGTGACGGCAAGAACAACCTTATCCCCGGCGTTTGCAATATTCCCGTGCTAATGTGCTCGCAGATCGTGGCGCGAAATGTTTGCGGCACTGCGCTCCAAGTAAAAGCATGTATAGCAGCCATTGGCAATTCCCAGACTTGGGTGCCTCTTAGCTGCTCGCCCCTGCAGGAGACCTACGAAAGAATCTTGGAAACCAAATTAAGAATGGTAGGCGGATCTGCCTTGACTCTTCCCAGACGTCAACAACAGAAAGGCCTCATCAGTAGGGCAAATGGATATATCGCAACGCTGTGCTGCCCATAATCCTGCTCGAGATAGGCATTGATTTCAGCATCCCGAGCAATGAGATCCGCTTGCAGTGACGCGAGGCTGGTATCCGGTCCAGGGATATTCTTCATAAATGGCCACCCAACAAATTTGGAGTTCCGAGATTCTCCAGAGCATCATCACCTTGCCTCGATAAACCACGCCATTGATAAGGCTCGTTCTCCACGATGACCCGCGTAATTGGATCAAACAATAAATCTTTGAGCAGTAGATGCTGATATACACAGGCTCCATCAGACCAGAAAATCTCCGCATTGGTCTCGGCAAAGGGGACAAACTTGTACGCGAGAGTCGAATACGAGTGTTTCTGGGCCACGTCGGTCCAGCGGCGGAGAATCCGCGCCCGAGCCACCATGGCCTCTTGACAGCTCCTCCAGACGATACTGGCTCGACGGTCTTGGCGAGCGTACTGGAAGATGTAGGCCCTGCTTTCAGCTCCGTCAAGACAGGTACCCCATAGCTCCATGACTTGCAGTTGGGGAAGCGACAGAGCCGCATTGGCTGCGAGGAGTGCCAGCGATTCGAAATTTTCTCTGCTTTCTTGGGAGCTTGGGAGCAAACAACGCAGGATTACGTGTTTTAGGGAGCTTTCAAGCATCCCTGGTGATTCCCTCAGTTGAACGAGGGACCGAAGAAAGGCAGCGGTGTCCatctgccatggcgggcagAGCTGCTGTAGTCGTTGAGAGAGCCTTGCCATCTCCCGAGGCAGGAAGTCTTGGTCATGGGGAGGAATTCTAGATCCCACTTGCTCGACATCATAGTAGCGCTCAGTCTTGGGGATTTTCCACCGCGTAAAGGAGAGTCGGCGCAGTGTTTTCGGCAGGGAGGGCAGCAGGTGCAGTTGGAAGCCTGAGAAAAAAGCCTGTTAGCTTCGCCAGATACTCGCCGTAACGACTGGTCCGCGTCTTCATACCTTGATGGAAGGAAATTTCCTCCTGGGGCTCCAGGGAAACAGTCCTCTCCAAGTGCAACCACTCCAATGCCACAAAGCTTCGAGCGAGTAGCCAAGACAAGGCCCTTACGTGAATATCCCTGCGAAACTGTCTACGCATGACCAGGCTTCTGACTATGGGCACGGCAGGAAAACTCTTGCATGGACTGATGAAGCGGCCGCGCTCACCCCTTTGTCGTTCCAAGCGGAGCGGAGTTCCCTGCACCCTTTTGAGATGTTGATCGCCCCATGGCGGAAGGCGGTCGCGATGAAAATAACGGCTGAACAAACCCGCGATGTTGACCCGGTGAAAAAAAGCCATGCCAGGTGCAGAATACAGGTCTTCGGTGTAGTGAAATGGATAATCGTCCCTGATTTCGCATCGCTTAAACCGATGCTCTGAATCGCTGGGCGAGGAAGCAGACAACATCAGCGCCAGTCCCTCTCCCCCATGTCTCACGGGATCCCAGAGCTTGAGGGTTCCCAGCAGGGACCGAATACACGTTGTGAATatcttgttgttgctgcaAGGGTCGACTTGGTTAGCACCCAAGTATTGACACCAGTATCAGAGTAGGAGATGTGGCTGCCCAACATACCAGCGCTGCGTTGCCTCGTCCTCCGTCTCATCACAATCGGGACACTCGTACCTCGGGAGCTGAACCCGAAGCCAGAGTTTTCGGATATACCCCAAACGAGCGTCGTGTCGTCTGACGATTGCGTCAAACTCGCCGAGAGAGTCGGGGTTAAGCACAAGACGCCGAAATGTGCACGTCTCAAAGAAGACCTGCCACTCCCGGCAGACTGCAGTGAATCGAGCCACCTTTGGGGAGCCCAGGCCCTTGTGTCCCCTCCCAGAGGCGGACAAGCTCACCTGGCTTAGTATCTTTTGGCGTATTTCCGCTGGCAGTGAGGTCCACGAAGAGGTCTTTGtgattgatgatggctgtCTGGAGTCGACCTGCACGGGCTCGGTCGCCACATCCATGGCAACGCGAAACATGGTACAGAGCGAATATTTGTGACGCCACGGACTGGACAAGACGTATTTTAAAATAGCAAAATAAAAGAGATTTCAGACCTCGTTACTATATATTGTGCGTCCATGTTTAAGTTTACCGTGTGTGTCACCGGCATAAACTATATCTTACTTTCGTGTAATCATTAGCTGACGCTGTCGTGAGACGGCTTTTACTAGTTTCTGGCGGTAATTCACTAAATTCACTGGTATTTAACGTATTACAGCAATATACTTGTAGTGCATTACGTGGCTATGGTAGAGTTGGTGCTATCAAAACGACTAACAACTTGGACAACGCCCATGGCTATAATCCAAAGCTTGTCCAAAATCCGAGCTCACACAACAGCTTGGTATCAGTCATGTGAAAAAAACACAGGCTGCAGATTGTATCAAGATGGATGGGTGCATCGGTATACGAGGGCCATTTATAACATTTAGGCAACCGTCTGCCAATGGAGAGGGTATCCACAGAGGAGAGGAACGACTGATCCACTACAACAAGGCGATAACTTCGTCGTAAGCAGTAGCAATGCTATTGTAGAGAAGGTTTAGGATCCTAGGAGCCGTTTCATCCTCATCCAGTAAAAGAGCAGCTTCCATAGCTCGCAGGTGACGGATTAATCACGTCAAGGGCCTCTGGAGGCCCACACACGACGTCTTTCAAGCCTTTGGCAGTCACGTCATCCAAATCAGCTTTCCTGGCATCTTTCAACCCTCTGATTTCTGAATTGTGCAGGCTTTTTTCTCTAGGCCCTTTTTCGAGTCTCTAATCGGATATCTCCCAAGATTGTAGCCAAGGGTCGTCAAGCAGCTGTTTTGGGGTTTTGCGGTCCTCCGGCCGCCACGTCAGCATCCCCTTTATAAAATTCAGGAACATTTCCTTGTTCCTCCCGGCGAGAACAAGCTCCGCCTTTTCCAGGCTGTTGCCCTGAGGAATAGGGCAATCCGCAATCCATTGGCCTGTGTTCAAAAGACAGCATTAGTCTGACGCTCCATAACCCGCAAATGGCCAAAAACCCACCGTCTTCCGAAAAAAACTCTCTGCTTCGGGTCCCCCGCCGGAGAAGATCCAGGGGCGGTGGACCAAGAAGCCCGATAATTTCGGCAAGATGCGCCCTGGTTGTGTAGTAGCCCTTTTCTGGGCAGGGATCCAGGCCGTGGAATAAGTGGCCACCCTCAAATACATCCCAGATCTATGGAGCCAGTCAGTAAACACATGAACTCCAAGCACTCGTGTATGGAGAGACAGACCATGGCCCCTACGTTCCACACATCGATCGGGTAGCTCCATGCAGCCTTGAGCATCACTTCAGGTGACCTATAAACGTCCGGTTGCGCGTTGTGGTTTCGTTTCACATCTCCCTTCACCACCTCTCCAAAGTCACTGAGCACGATCCTACCAAACTCCCTAGGCAGGCCGAACCGTCTAGACATGTAAATAGGGGTGTTGTTGACGAATTTGCGCGGAGAGGGTGATTCCATCTCGTCCTTGACGAAGGACTCGAGGATTCCTTTATCAGCGATTGCATGAAGTATATTATCTGCTTTAATATCTACCACTCTCATGTTAGAAACTTGTATCCCTATGCACAAGATCCGTAGAATATACCTGTATGGACGAGTCTACACTCTGTGTGTAGATAGTCTAGAGCCAGCAGAAGATGTCGAAGTCCTCCCTTTAGAAGTGCTACAGAGAACCGGCCACTTGGATTTCGGTAAAGAAGGTCTTTCCAGCTATCCCACATCGGCGGTTGAACGACACACGGATAGCATTGGCCTTGCCGCTCCATGGTAATCATACCCACGGCAGTTCtgacatgtccatgtccggGATGAGAAGGATTCGCCTTCTCTATAGAGTCTTACATTTGAAACTCATTTTTGCACGTGTCGTAATGGTTTCGCTTAAACACTTTCAAGGCAAAATATCCGCGATTACTAATTTTGGCGTTGGCCAGTATTTACCAACCGTCAACGCGTACGCGTGCCGTCGACATACTGCAGGTTACGGGCGAGCCAAACTGTTGACGTTGATCCAAACCCAAGCTTACCAAGGACCTGGTACGTATTTGAGGCATATACATCGCCGATGTTCACTGGACAGTAAGTGCCGGCCTTGAACTCCTTGTAGTTTTcttcctcgagcagctcagTTTCGGGGATTACCTCAAAGCCCGTTGCGGGAAACTGTAAAGGGCGCAACGGGGAGCGGCGGAGAAGACCTCTTGCCCATTTCAACAAGGGTGCCATGGAAAGGATTCGGGTGCCAAATTAGATTCCCGTGCGTGGATTTGGCAGTGTTGACGAAAATGGATGCTCATGCAGACGTCTTCTCGGTTTGGATGACTAATGAATATTTACACCAATCAGAGCGTCAACTTGGAGCGAACTGCCACCGTGACTACTTGTTTTAATTGATTTCCTGCTTCTTTGTTTTGCACTTGCCGCGACATGTGCAGCTACACTGCAAAAGTGGAGGAACCTCTGGCAGGTCTCCAGCCAGACTCTCGGTGCTTTGTGTACCGCAGTTAGTCTGGTTGACGTTTGGGGGGATTGGGTCTTGGGTTAAGCTGGAAGAGCTCAAGATGGCAAGGCGGCCGCATGGGGAAAAAACGGGGCCTTCTAGGCCGCGACACCgaaataataactttaaatatttttGACTTCTTGATAAATCCCCCAAGTCTTAAATAAACACATATTCTTACATGTACCTATTTGAATTTATAGATGCCTACGGTTTATTCCTTTTTTACACATTTGCTTTTACGGGTACCCGTGGATATCCGTAATTTTCACCAAGGGTGCCCATGGATACTCGTTTTTACACTTGGACCTTGGACTTGCATGTATCCACTCGGGCGCCGTCGGGTCCCCGGACTCCGGATGGGGTGAGGAACGTCGGTGTGGGTCCGAATCTGGAGTTATCAAATCCTGCCAGGATGAATAAAGCTGACATGCTCTTCAATTATTCGgtctgccttttttttttttcgaacTTTTCTTGGTCCATTGAAATCTCGAATTCCCGCAGAGCATGGCTAAATCTGCGCCAGAAAAGCCAAAGTACGAGTTTGGCGGGCCGTAAGACTCACTCCTTCTCCTATTCTCTGCCCCCCTGTTTGAGACGAAGCTGACCACGGCCAACGTTTGAATCCAGATTAGGTGCCACTGCCATCGTTTTTGGTCTGCCAGCTCTGCTGtatgccttcttcttcacttgCAATGACATGACTGGCTGTCCTGCACCCGCACTATTAAGCCCGCAAACGCTCTCATGGGAGGTGCTCAAATCCCAGGTTCCGTGGCCGGAAAATGGCCTCGCCGGCTTCGCAAGCTGGAAAGCAACCGGCTGGATGCTGGCCTACTATCTTCTCAGCCTGCTCCTCTACCGCATGCTCCCGGCCACCGAGGTATACGGCACCAAGTTGAGAGAGTCGGGTCGACCCCTGAAATATCGGTTCAACGGTACGTTTGCAGATTTTGGGAGACGGCAAAACTCGGGAAATGGCCACAAGAGCCGTGCTGACTCGACGGGCCTCGTTAGCATTCTCATCTACGGTGGTGCAACTAGCCGCATGTGCCGCGGGGACCTACATTTACGGCGCAGACTTTGCCGTCTGGACTTTTATCGACAGCAACTACCTGCAGCTACTGACGGCCAGCATCATGCTTGCGTACGCCATCTCGGCTTTTGTGTACATTAAAAGCTTTGCCGTCAAGCCTGGCAACAAGCACCTGCGAGAACTAGCTCGAGGGGGGCGCACTGGAAGCGTCATCTACGACTTCTACATTGGTCGCGAACTGAACCCCCGCGTCACCCTCCCCTTCTTTGGCGAGATTGACTTAAAGGCGTGGCTTGAAATGCGGCCCGGCCTGACGGGATGGGCTCTTCTCGACCTTGCCTTTGTCGCGAAGCAGTACCGCAACTACGGATCCCTTTCCAACAGCATTCTGTTCATCACAGCGGTGCAGATGTACTATGTCCTTGAGGGGCAATATGCCGAGACGGGCCTGCTCGGGATGATGGACATTACCACGGATGGGCTGGGGTTCATGCTCACGTTTGGAGACATCGCCTGGGTGCCCTTCTTGTACTCGACGCAATGCCGGTACCTGTCCATGCACCCCGTCGACCTGGGCGCGGCGGGAATCGCAGCAATCGgcgccgcctttgccatTGGCCTGTTCATCTTCCGCGCGGCCAACAACCAAAAGGCCCTCTTTCGACGGTCCCCAGACGACCCGCGAGTGGCGCGCATGTCGTACATACAGACCAAGCGCGGCACTCGCCTTCTCACGTCTGGCTGGTGGGGTGTGGCGCGCCACATCAACTACTTTGGCGACTGGTTGCAAGCCTCTCCATTCACGCTGCCCACGGGCATCGCTGGCTACGTGGTGTTGCCTGCCGGCAGTGCCGTGGCCAACGCCGGCGCGGGAGGCTCTGCCATGGCGGACGGCCGAGAGGTGACGCAGGGGGCGGCGCGGGGATGGGGGATGGTGTATACGTACTTGTACGCGCTGTACTTTGCCGTCCTGCTTGTCCACCGCGAGCGCCGAGACGATGCGGCATGCGGCGACAAGTACGGCGCCGACTGGGACAAGTACAAGAAGCAGGTCAAGTGGCGGATCGTGCCGGGCGTGTACTGAACCGACACACGGCGGTTAGGGAGTAGAGGCGAGGGGAAAACAGAGATGTGTATATGTATATTGTATGTGAATAGGGGAAAGGGGGACACATGTTGGCAGCCATCAATTGTACATATGTCAATACTTTAAGTTGTAACCATGTCAGCCCAAGCAACGCCATGTTGCGCCTTCGGCGGACACCAGCGCCCCGCCGCGGCGGACTTGGGCCGTGACGCCCCGGCTTGTCCACcagcaacatttgaaccagacatggacataTAAATCGAGGTGCTGCCCCGAGGAACAGGGACAACATGGCGCTTCTTCCAATTCGTTTCGCATTCCGTGTCCAAAAGCCGAAATAAATCATGGCCACTATCACCCTGCCCGAGCCCTTTGCCAGCATACCCCGAGAGTCATTTCTCTTCGGCCCCTCGCCCATCGAGCACCTGCCACGCATGTCCAAGGCACTCGGAGGAAAAGTCAACATCTACGCCAAAAGAGAGGACTGCAACTCTGGTCTCGCATACGGCGGAAACAAGACGCGCAAACTCGAGTAGGCCCCCCCCCCTTCGTCCCCGGCTGCCCATCCCCCTCATCCCCCGCAAGCCGTGAAGCTCACACCAAAACCCCAGATACCTCGCCTCCGAGGCGTTGGCCCTAGGCTGCGACACCCTCGTGTCCATCGGCGGCGTGCA
The Metarhizium brunneum chromosome 7, complete sequence genome window above contains:
- the MFS2_4 gene encoding MFS siderochrome iron transporter 1; this encodes MPPRASVMDDDKRSASSCIVETGAMFFLPKIFARADDEPPASGAAFASPNDKNVADGNNATTVARTDSSRDDASVEAQAGVLEMEAISKVWSRNHIIIAYVFIWIIYFMDSMHSSMSFTLTAYVTSSFRQHGLTATTNVFANLIGGLFRLPLAKILDIWGRPQGFALVVLFLVIGLVMMAACQNVETYAAAQVFYWIGFNGIAYTLQVFIADTSELKNRAFFFALTTSPFLITTWASGPAASSFLTGAGWRWAFGTFCIVVPVVCSPILVLFLYNHFKAKKMGALPARQPSGRTPLQSIKHYAIQFDVVGLLLAAAGMALFLLPFNIYQFQAEQWGSPMIIAMLVVGVVLLVVFALYEKYVAPVQFIPYQLLVDRTVMGACVLGAIGFISFYIWNGFFSSFLQVVVGLTLTEATYVGRTYNMGSCFWALVVGVIIRWSGRFKWLAFYFGVPLMILGIALMIQFRQPGVDVGYVVMCQVFIAVAGGTLVICEQMAVMAAVSHQNVAVALAMLSMFTSIGGAIGSSVSGAIWNGIFPRKVAEYLPPDTKDQAALIVGNLSKQLEYPWGSPAREAIMAAYGDAQRVMLSSATAFVCLSIVAVAVWRDIKVKDFNKVKQTDA
- the erg-3 gene encoding Delta(14)-sterol reductase, which codes for MAKSAPEKPKYEFGGPLGATAIVFGLPALLYAFFFTCNDMTGCPAPALLSPQTLSWEVLKSQVPWPENGLAGFASWKATGWMLAYYLLSLLLYRMLPATEVYGTKLRESGRPLKYRFNAFSSTVVQLAACAAGTYIYGADFAVWTFIDSNYLQLLTASIMLAYAISAFVYIKSFAVKPGNKHLRELARGGRTGSVIYDFYIGRELNPRVTLPFFGEIDLKAWLEMRPGLTGWALLDLAFVAKQYRNYGSLSNSILFITAVQMYYVLEGQYAETGLLGMMDITTDGLGFMLTFGDIAWVPFLYSTQCRYLSMHPVDLGAAGIAAIGAAFAIGLFIFRAANNQKALFRRSPDDPRVARMSYIQTKRGTRLLTSGWWGVARHINYFGDWLQASPFTLPTGIAGYVVLPAGSAVANAGAGGSAMADGREVTQGAARGWGMVYTYLYALYFAVLLVHRERRDDAACGDKYGADWDKYKKQVKWRIVPGVY